AGAAGGGAAATGACCCCGCATTCTTCAAAAGGCTTCCAAACGCAAGTGCTCATGTCGATATTTGCATCAACATTTCCAATGTCTCTGTTTCAAAAAAttacagtttttcttttttaataaaaaaaacagtcGAAACCACATGGTCCATCACGTTGACCCATCGTTGGTCAACGTATATGCCAACCAGCAAGCGCTGTCCATGTCCACTTCGAAGGAGAAAGACTTCACAGAccgctgcttcttcttcttcttccgtcGGCGATCGTCTTCACTTCTTCTCCAATCGGCTTCCAGCTTCTTCCTGCATCCTGAAATTCCCTATGGCGGCGGTGCTCGTCGGCGGAGCATTTCTCTCAGCTTTCCTCCAGGTACTCTTTGACCGGATGGCCTCCCGCGAGGTGGTCGACTTCTTCCGGTCGCGCAAGCTCGGCAAGGGGAGGCTGCTGCAGAAGCTGGAGGCTGCGCTCCGTCTGCGAACGCCGTGCTGGACGacgcggaggagaagcagaTGACCAACGACTCCATCAGGAAGTGGCTCGACGAGCTCAAGGACGCCGTGTACGACGCCGACGACCTGTTCGACGAGATTGCCGCCGAGGATCTAAAGCGAGAAGCCGGGTGCGAGCCTCGGGCCCTCGCTTGTAAGGTCTGCAGCTTCGCTTCGGACGCTTGTACGAGTGGACTAGGGGATAATTTAGAGAAGGTTCTGGAGAGATTGGAGAGCGTGGTGAAGCAGAGAGAAGTGCTGGGCCTAAGGGAAGGTATTCGCGAGAGGACGCCTAGAGCTTTGCCGACCACTTCATTGGTCGAGGAATCGGGCATCTTCGGGAGGGAGAAGGACAGGAAGGCGGTGATCGAGTTGCTCTTGTCGGATCGGGGCGAAAAGAACACCAGCGTGATGGCCATAGTTGGGATGGGCGGTGTTGGCAAGACCACGCTATCTCAGCTCGTGTTCAACGATGGTGTGGTGAAAAGGAGTTTCGAGTTGAGGGCGTGGGTTTCAGTGTCCGACCAATTCGATATCTGCAAGCTGACGGCGATGGCTCTCGAGGAGTTCTCCTCGTCTAAGAAGGAGGCCGAAAATCTCAACCAGCTTCAGCTCCAGCTGAAGAACTTATTGACAGGGAAAAAGTTTCTATTGGTCTTGGATGATTTTTGGAATGAGGACTTCAATATTTGGAATGCGTTCCTAGTTCCTTTTACCTATGGAGCAAGAGGCAGCAAAATCATCGTGACGACACGAAATGAAAGAGTCGCATCGGTTGCTTGTGCCGTCTCAACATACCCTTTACAGAAGTTGCAAGACAAGGAATCGTGGGACTTGTTCACAAAACATGCGTTTGACCAGCATAACTTCGAGGTGCGCTCGAGACTTGAAGAAATCGGGCGAAGAATTGTAAAGAGATGTGATGGATTGCCTCTTGCGCTGAAGACTATAGGTAGCTTGTTACGCAGTGAGTTTGGTATCAGGAAGTGGGAAATAATTGCAGAGAGTGACATTTGGGATTTTCCACCTGGAAAGAATGAAATTCTCCCTGCGTTGTTGTTAAGTTATCATTACTTTCCTCCACAACTGAAACGATGTTTTGCCTATTGTTCAGTCTTCCCAAAGGATTGTAGATATGAGAGGGACCGGCTGATCTTACTTTGGATTGCTGAGGGCATGATAAAACAACCTAACGACAGCAGGACATTAGAGGAAGTAGGTGATCAGTGCTTCTGTGATCTAGTGTCTAGATCTTTGCTTCATAGAGTAAGCGACGTCGAATCAAGTTTCTGGATGCATGACCTGGTCAATGACTTAGCAAGATATGTAGCTAGTCGATCTTTTTTTAGCTTGGATGGAGGCAATGCACACTAGGTGTCCTCAAGCACTCGCCATTTGTCATTTGTAAGAACTGAGTATGATGTCGTTTCTAGATTCAGAGTGTTAGCTGGGGCAATGAATTTGTGTACTTTCCTGCCGCT
This region of Eucalyptus grandis isolate ANBG69807.140 chromosome 8, ASM1654582v1, whole genome shotgun sequence genomic DNA includes:
- the LOC120286995 gene encoding putative disease resistance RPP13-like protein 1; translated protein: MTNDSIRKWLDELKDAVYDADDLFDEIAAEDLKREAGCEPRALACKVCSFASDACTSGLGDNLEKVLERLESVVKQREVLGLREGIRERTPRALPTTSLVEESGIFGREKDRKAVIELLLSDRGEKNTSVMAIVGMGGVGKTTLSQLVFNDGVVKRSFELRAWVSVSDQFDICKLTAMALEEFSSSKKEAENLNQLQLQLKNLLTGKKFLLVLDDFWNEDFNIWNAFLVPFTYGARGSKIIVTTRNERVASVACAVSTYPLQKLQDKESWDLFTKHAFDQHNFEVRSRLEEIGRRIVKRCDGLPLALKTIGSLLRSEFGIRKWEIIAESDIWDFPPGKNEILPALLLSYHYFPPQLKRCFAYCSVFPKDCRYERDRLILLWIAEGMIKQPNDSRTLEEVGDQCFCDLVSRSLLHRVSDVESSFWMHDLVNDLARYVASRSFFSLDGGNAH